One window of the Reyranella humidisoli genome contains the following:
- a CDS encoding hydroxymethylglutaryl-CoA synthase family protein produces MVGIVAYGAYVPRLRLNRQAVYDANKWFAAGLRGLAKGERSMANWDEDSITMAVEASRDCLTSHKAEDVRNIYFASTTHPFKDRQNAGVIGTALNVEQNLSATDIGGSLKAGTSALIAGLNASKEGAPTLVTAADKRMARVASANELNYGDGAAALLCGTENVIAKLVGHHSVSMDFVDHFRGDESDFDYGWEERWIRDEGYSKIVPPAIKAGLAAAKLKNTDITHFIMPSPMPAVPKQMAKMVGIGEGAVRDLLGASLGDTGAAHALVMLVDALEGAKAGDKIMVVAFGQGVDILVFEVTAEKDKLPPRKGLSGWMARRKEEKNYMKFLAFNEMLPIDKGMRAEFDKKTALSVLWRKRDMLYGLVGGKCNVCGTVQFPRSQVCVNPNCHAMDSQDPYAMAGLECSVMSFTADSLVYSPDPPGYYGMITFAEGGRFMADFTDSDKDQVKVGAKMRMTFRMRDNDTMRGGFKRYFWKAAPA; encoded by the coding sequence ATGGTCGGAATCGTGGCCTATGGCGCCTATGTGCCGCGCCTTCGTCTCAACCGTCAGGCCGTCTACGACGCCAACAAGTGGTTCGCCGCAGGCCTGCGCGGCCTCGCCAAGGGCGAGCGCTCGATGGCCAACTGGGACGAGGACTCGATCACGATGGCCGTCGAGGCGTCGCGCGACTGCCTGACCAGCCACAAGGCCGAGGACGTCCGCAACATCTACTTCGCCTCGACGACGCACCCGTTCAAGGATCGCCAGAACGCCGGCGTGATCGGCACGGCACTGAACGTCGAGCAGAACCTCTCGGCCACCGACATCGGTGGATCGCTCAAGGCGGGCACCTCGGCGCTGATCGCCGGCCTCAATGCCTCGAAGGAGGGCGCACCGACCCTGGTCACCGCCGCCGACAAGCGCATGGCCCGCGTCGCATCGGCCAACGAATTGAACTATGGCGACGGCGCCGCGGCGCTCCTGTGCGGCACCGAGAACGTGATCGCCAAGCTGGTCGGCCATCACTCCGTGTCGATGGATTTCGTCGATCACTTCCGCGGCGACGAGTCGGACTTCGACTATGGCTGGGAAGAGCGCTGGATCCGTGACGAGGGCTACTCGAAGATCGTGCCGCCTGCGATCAAGGCCGGATTGGCCGCGGCCAAGCTGAAGAACACCGACATCACGCACTTCATCATGCCGAGTCCGATGCCGGCGGTGCCGAAGCAGATGGCCAAGATGGTCGGCATCGGCGAAGGCGCCGTGCGCGACCTGCTGGGCGCTTCGCTCGGCGACACGGGGGCGGCCCACGCGCTGGTCATGCTGGTCGATGCGCTCGAGGGCGCCAAGGCCGGCGACAAGATCATGGTGGTGGCGTTCGGCCAGGGCGTCGACATCCTGGTGTTCGAGGTCACGGCCGAGAAGGACAAGCTTCCCCCGCGCAAGGGCCTGTCGGGCTGGATGGCGCGCCGGAAGGAAGAGAAGAACTACATGAAGTTCCTCGCCTTCAACGAGATGCTGCCGATCGACAAGGGCATGCGCGCGGAGTTCGACAAGAAGACCGCGCTGTCGGTCCTGTGGCGCAAGCGCGACATGCTCTACGGGCTGGTCGGCGGCAAGTGCAATGTCTGCGGCACCGTCCAGTTCCCGCGCAGCCAGGTCTGCGTCAATCCCAACTGCCACGCGATGGACAGCCAGGATCCCTACGCGATGGCCGGCCTCGAATGCTCGGTGATGTCGTTCACCGCCGATTCGCTGGTCTATTCGCCGGATCCGCCGGGTTATTACGGCATGATCACTTTCGCGGAGGGCGGCCGCTTCATGGCCGACTTCACCGACAGCGACAAGGATCAGGTCAAGGTCGGCGCCAAGATGCGCATGACCTTCCGGATGCGAGACAACGACACCATGCGCGGCGGCTTCAAGCGCTACTTCTGGAAGGCCGCTCCGGCCTAG
- a CDS encoding SDR family NAD(P)-dependent oxidoreductase, producing the protein MGQMDGKVAIVTGSGRGIGKEIALRLVRDGASVVINDIDDAPAQETVAEIIRMGGKAVACNGDVAKPDFGDRIVKTAVDAFGDCHVVVNNAGYTWDSVIQKMSDEQWYAILDVHLTAPFRVLRAFQQHFRTAVEKERAEGKRVVRKVVNISSTSGVNGNAGQSNYAAGKAGIIGLTKTLAKEFGRYDVTVNAVAFGYIQTRLTKPLAQGEAGEIEVQGRTVKIGVQGGRIAAMNQMIPLGRGGLPEEAAGSVYLFCSPDSDYVSGQCLVVNGGL; encoded by the coding sequence ATGGGTCAGATGGATGGCAAGGTGGCGATCGTCACCGGTTCGGGACGCGGCATCGGCAAGGAAATCGCGTTGCGTCTGGTGCGCGACGGCGCCAGCGTCGTGATCAACGATATCGACGATGCGCCGGCGCAGGAGACGGTCGCCGAGATCATCAGGATGGGCGGCAAGGCGGTGGCCTGCAACGGCGACGTCGCCAAGCCCGACTTCGGCGATCGCATCGTCAAGACGGCGGTCGACGCGTTCGGCGACTGCCATGTCGTCGTGAACAATGCCGGCTACACCTGGGACTCGGTCATCCAGAAGATGAGCGACGAGCAGTGGTACGCGATCCTCGACGTCCACCTGACGGCGCCGTTCCGTGTTCTGCGTGCCTTCCAGCAGCACTTCCGCACCGCCGTCGAGAAGGAGCGGGCCGAAGGCAAGCGCGTCGTCCGCAAGGTCGTGAACATTTCCTCGACCTCGGGCGTCAACGGCAACGCCGGCCAGTCGAACTACGCGGCGGGCAAGGCCGGCATCATCGGACTCACCAAGACGCTGGCCAAGGAGTTCGGCCGCTACGACGTCACCGTCAACGCCGTGGCCTTCGGCTACATCCAGACGCGCCTCACCAAGCCGCTTGCCCAGGGCGAGGCCGGCGAGATCGAGGTCCAGGGCCGCACGGTGAAGATCGGCGTCCAGGGCGGCCGTATCGCCGCCATGAACCAGATGATCCCGCTCGGCCGTGGCGGCCTGCCCGAGGAAGCGGCGGGCTCGGTCTACCTGTTCTGCAGCCCCGACAGCGACTATGTCAGCGGCCAATGCCTGGTCGTAAACGGTGGTCTCTGA
- a CDS encoding MaoC family dehydratase N-terminal domain-containing protein, whose protein sequence is MELDKKLIGHEFAPFTAAVEAGKIKLFCKAIGEEDPIYSDEVAAKAAGYRGITAPLTFLRALQADDPNKGGLLRLLNVDIGLILHGEQHFEYFAPVVVGDVVTCQEKVVDIYDKKGGALWFVVQEMEMKDQAGKLLAKGRGVTVVRNPDAGKK, encoded by the coding sequence ATGGAGCTCGACAAGAAGCTCATCGGCCATGAGTTCGCGCCGTTCACCGCTGCCGTAGAGGCAGGCAAGATCAAGCTGTTCTGCAAGGCCATCGGCGAGGAAGATCCGATCTATTCGGATGAAGTCGCAGCCAAGGCGGCGGGCTACCGCGGCATCACCGCGCCGCTCACCTTTCTGCGCGCGCTGCAGGCCGACGATCCCAACAAAGGCGGGCTCCTGCGCCTGCTCAACGTCGATATCGGCCTGATCCTGCATGGCGAGCAGCACTTCGAGTATTTCGCGCCGGTGGTGGTCGGCGACGTCGTCACCTGCCAGGAAAAGGTCGTCGACATCTACGACAAGAAGGGCGGCGCGCTCTGGTTCGTCGTCCAGGAGATGGAGATGAAGGACCAGGCGGGCAAGCTGCTGGCCAAGGGCCGCGGCGTCACCGTCGTGCGCAACCCCGACGCAGGCAAGAAGTGA
- a CDS encoding DUF2000 domain-containing protein: MIYETKTALVLRKDLAAWQTANVAAFLAGGLAGTHAHLMGEPYLDANGRAYTALIREPVFVYGATLEELQRTHQRALSRELVPAIYIEPMFATTNDADNRAAVAAAPVEAMNFVGIGVHGPRKAVDKVVNGLKFLS, translated from the coding sequence ATGATCTACGAAACCAAGACAGCGCTCGTGCTTCGCAAGGACCTGGCGGCCTGGCAGACGGCCAATGTCGCGGCCTTCCTGGCCGGCGGTCTCGCCGGAACCCATGCCCACCTGATGGGTGAGCCGTATCTCGATGCGAACGGACGGGCCTACACGGCGCTCATCCGCGAACCGGTCTTCGTCTATGGCGCGACGCTGGAGGAGTTGCAGCGCACCCACCAACGCGCGCTCTCCCGCGAGCTGGTGCCGGCGATCTACATCGAGCCGATGTTCGCCACGACCAACGACGCAGACAACCGCGCCGCCGTGGCCGCGGCCCCGGTCGAGGCGATGAATTTCGTCGGCATCGGCGTCCATGGGCCGCGCAAGGCCGTCGACAAGGTCGTCAACGGTCTGAAGTTCCTGTCATAG
- a CDS encoding acetyl-CoA acetyltransferase yields the protein MARGIKDKVAILGMGCSKFGERWDSGAEELMLEAYRECLKDAGIDQNQLQAAWFSTAIDEVHVGKSGIPLSTTLRLPNIPVTHVENMCASGTEAFRGACYAVASGAADFALAVGVEKLKDTGYGGLPGGRGGPLQVLWNASGTAPGNFAQLATAYMTAHGVSGEDLKKAIGHVSWKSHQNGAKNPKAHLQKAVEMETILNAPMIASPLGLFDCCGVSDGAAAAIVTTPEIAKALGKKDIVSVKALQLSVSNGSESGHNSWDGSYFHTTRIAAKKAYEEAGIKSPRDEVSMFEVHDCFSVTELVTMEDLHISETGKGWKDVLDGFYDADGTIPCQIDGGLKCFGHPIGASGLRMLYEMYLQLQGKAGPRQLKDPRIGMTHNLGGAPRENISSVAIVGRYE from the coding sequence ATGGCTCGTGGTATCAAAGACAAGGTCGCTATTCTCGGCATGGGCTGCTCGAAGTTCGGCGAACGCTGGGACAGCGGCGCCGAGGAGCTGATGCTCGAAGCCTACAGGGAGTGCCTGAAGGATGCGGGCATCGACCAGAACCAGCTCCAGGCAGCCTGGTTCTCGACCGCCATCGACGAGGTCCATGTCGGCAAGTCCGGCATCCCGCTGTCGACGACGCTGCGCCTGCCGAATATCCCGGTGACGCATGTCGAGAACATGTGCGCTTCGGGTACCGAGGCCTTCCGCGGCGCCTGCTACGCCGTCGCCTCGGGCGCGGCCGATTTCGCGCTAGCCGTCGGCGTCGAGAAGCTCAAGGACACCGGCTACGGCGGCCTGCCGGGCGGCCGTGGCGGCCCGCTGCAGGTCTTGTGGAACGCGAGCGGCACGGCGCCGGGCAACTTCGCCCAGCTCGCCACCGCCTACATGACCGCGCACGGCGTCTCGGGCGAGGATCTCAAGAAGGCGATCGGCCACGTCTCCTGGAAGAGCCACCAGAACGGCGCCAAGAATCCGAAGGCCCATCTGCAGAAGGCCGTCGAGATGGAAACCATCCTCAACGCGCCGATGATCGCCTCGCCGCTCGGCCTGTTCGACTGCTGCGGCGTGTCGGACGGTGCGGCCGCGGCCATCGTCACGACGCCCGAGATCGCCAAGGCGCTCGGCAAGAAGGACATCGTCAGCGTCAAGGCGCTGCAGCTCTCCGTCTCGAACGGCTCGGAGTCGGGCCACAATTCGTGGGACGGCAGCTACTTCCACACCACGCGCATCGCGGCGAAGAAGGCCTACGAAGAGGCCGGGATCAAGAGTCCGCGCGACGAAGTGTCGATGTTCGAGGTCCATGACTGTTTCTCCGTCACCGAACTCGTGACCATGGAGGACCTGCACATCTCCGAGACCGGCAAGGGCTGGAAGGACGTGCTCGACGGCTTCTACGACGCCGATGGCACGATCCCCTGTCAGATCGACGGCGGCCTCAAGTGCTTCGGCCATCCGATCGGCGCCTCGGGCCTGCGCATGCTCTACGAGATGTACCTGCAGCTCCAGGGCAAGGCCGGCCCCCGCCAGCTCAAGGACCCGCGCATCGGCATGACGCATAATCTCGGCGGCGCGCCGCGCGAGAATATTTCGAGCGTCGCCATCGTCGGCCGCTACGAGTAG
- a CDS encoding FAD-dependent oxidoreductase, whose translation MALRSLEVGIVGCGVAGQAAASFLADAGHRVTVLERFREPRPVGAGLLLQPTGLAVLRALGLEQAARTAGARIDGLFGENQKGRPVLDLAYGDLHPAAFGLGIHRSVLFDLLHHRLLASGARLVTDTEIVDVVRDGARAVAADTKGGRHGPFDLLIVADGAHSLLRERVMPGSRAPLYPWGCIWTTVQDSQAFGAAGLLRQRVAGSTIMMGLLPVAPDKLTMFWSLPAADLAAHLPLDLESVRDEALWLWPEAGPTIEYAVAADDFFRATYRHVALPRWNEGPVLFMGDAAHGTSPQLGQGANLGLLDAHALGRSLAEAGDLAEAMNLFARRRGPPSHFYRRASHLVTPLFQSEGQVLGWLRDLTMRHACQAPVLRPMMTSILAGLRRGWLSSESLDADGRYRL comes from the coding sequence ATGGCGCTGAGGTCCCTTGAGGTCGGTATCGTGGGTTGCGGCGTCGCCGGTCAGGCGGCCGCGAGCTTTCTGGCCGATGCGGGGCACCGCGTCACCGTGCTGGAGCGCTTCCGGGAGCCGCGACCGGTGGGCGCCGGCTTGCTGCTGCAGCCTACCGGCCTCGCCGTACTGCGCGCTCTCGGGCTGGAACAGGCCGCCCGGACGGCGGGCGCGCGCATCGACGGGCTCTTCGGCGAGAATCAGAAGGGACGCCCCGTTCTCGACCTCGCCTATGGCGACCTGCACCCGGCGGCGTTCGGACTGGGCATCCACCGGTCGGTCCTGTTCGACCTTCTGCACCATCGTCTGCTCGCGTCGGGTGCCCGCCTGGTCACCGACACCGAGATCGTCGACGTCGTTCGCGACGGTGCGCGGGCGGTCGCCGCCGATACGAAGGGAGGACGCCATGGCCCGTTCGACCTGCTGATCGTTGCCGATGGTGCGCACTCGCTCCTGCGCGAGCGCGTGATGCCGGGGTCGCGCGCACCGCTCTACCCGTGGGGCTGCATCTGGACGACGGTCCAGGATAGCCAGGCATTCGGCGCCGCCGGGCTCCTGCGCCAGCGGGTTGCCGGCTCGACGATCATGATGGGCCTCCTGCCGGTGGCGCCGGACAAGCTCACGATGTTCTGGAGCCTGCCTGCCGCCGATCTCGCCGCGCATCTTCCCCTCGATCTCGAATCCGTGCGGGACGAGGCGCTGTGGTTGTGGCCGGAAGCCGGGCCGACGATCGAGTACGCGGTCGCGGCCGATGACTTTTTCCGCGCGACCTACCGGCACGTCGCCCTGCCGCGCTGGAACGAGGGTCCGGTCCTGTTCATGGGCGACGCCGCGCACGGCACCAGTCCGCAGCTCGGGCAGGGCGCCAATCTCGGCCTGCTCGATGCCCATGCGCTCGGGCGCAGCCTCGCCGAAGCGGGCGACCTTGCGGAGGCGATGAACCTCTTTGCCCGGCGGCGAGGACCGCCCAGCCATTTCTATCGGCGCGCCAGCCACCTCGTGACGCCGCTGTTCCAGTCCGAGGGGCAGGTGCTCGGCTGGCTCCGCGATCTCACGATGCGCCATGCCTGTCAGGCGCCGGTCTTGCGGCCGATGATGACGAGCATTCTGGCGGGCCTGCGGCGCGGCTGGCTGTCGAGCGAGTCGCTCGACGCCGACGGCCGGTATCGACTTTAG
- a CDS encoding AraC family transcriptional regulator, with protein sequence MNIRAMNADQIRLDRPTAGLQRLAARFGGHAYDLHRHETYGIGLTLYGVQQFHYRGSLRASHGGQVLVLHPDEPHDGHAGEGGAFAYRMLYLDPAAVSEALDGAGPPYVADAVARDEAMASAVAEAFVDFPQALEPLAVDALVGRFADLLARRSDGPPRRRRGSVALRAATRARDFLVAEAHRVVGSDELEQVSGLDRFSLARHFRAAFGTSPHRFQVGQRLMHVQAMIAEGTALSEAAAAAGFADQSHLTRHFSARFGVTPGRWANLSRRT encoded by the coding sequence TTGAACATTCGTGCAATGAACGCCGACCAGATCCGCCTCGACCGACCGACCGCCGGCCTGCAGCGCCTGGCGGCGCGCTTCGGCGGGCATGCCTACGATCTGCATCGGCACGAGACCTACGGCATCGGTCTCACCCTCTATGGCGTACAGCAGTTCCACTATCGCGGCAGCCTGCGGGCCAGCCATGGCGGGCAGGTGCTGGTTCTGCATCCGGACGAACCGCATGACGGCCATGCCGGCGAGGGCGGCGCCTTCGCCTACCGTATGCTCTATCTAGACCCGGCGGCCGTCTCGGAAGCGCTCGACGGCGCCGGCCCGCCCTATGTCGCCGACGCCGTCGCCCGCGACGAAGCCATGGCCAGCGCCGTCGCCGAGGCTTTCGTCGATTTCCCGCAGGCTCTCGAACCGCTGGCCGTCGACGCACTGGTCGGCCGCTTCGCCGATCTGCTGGCGCGGCGAAGCGACGGCCCTCCGCGCAGGCGCCGGGGCAGTGTGGCGCTGCGAGCGGCGACCCGGGCGCGCGACTTTCTGGTGGCGGAGGCTCACCGCGTCGTGGGGTCGGACGAACTCGAGCAGGTAAGCGGGCTCGACCGCTTCAGCCTGGCCCGCCATTTCCGCGCGGCCTTCGGCACCTCGCCGCATCGCTTCCAGGTCGGGCAGCGCCTGATGCACGTACAGGCGATGATCGCGGAGGGCACTGCCCTCTCGGAAGCCGCCGCCGCGGCGGGCTTTGCCGACCAGAGCCATCTCACGCGGCATTTCTCTGCCCGTTTCGGCGTGACTCCCGGCCGCTGGGCGAACCTGTCGCGACGAACCTAA
- a CDS encoding SRPBCC domain-containing protein has translation MPASAGDSRLPARREFTLNRLLPASRPVVFRAFVEPECMKQWWAPRGFHVLSCALDLREGGAWRMRIRSDETGAIQTEVGTCREISHYVPHLRDGTTEERS, from the coding sequence ATGCCCGCAAGCGCCGGTGACTCGCGCCTCCCGGCGCGCCGCGAATTCACCCTGAACCGCCTGCTGCCGGCGTCGCGCCCCGTGGTTTTCCGCGCCTTCGTCGAACCGGAATGCATGAAGCAATGGTGGGCGCCGCGCGGCTTCCACGTCCTCTCCTGCGCCCTCGACCTGCGCGAGGGCGGCGCCTGGCGCATGCGCATCCGGTCCGACGAGACCGGGGCGATCCAGACAGAGGTCGGCACCTGTCGCGAGATATCCCACTATGTCCCGCATCTTCGAGACGGGACGACGGAGGAACGATCGTGA
- a CDS encoding MaoC family dehydratase — protein sequence MTTAPKFADVKVGDELKPLVLPPVSRHQLALYCGGSGDHNPIHVDIDFAKKFGFKDVFAHGMLSMAFLGRLVTSWVPQKQVRGLGTRFTSITWVGDVITVSGKVTGKREKDGETLVDLEVKCTNQNGQDTLQGSATVALN from the coding sequence ATGACGACCGCTCCGAAATTTGCCGACGTGAAGGTCGGCGACGAACTGAAGCCGCTGGTACTGCCGCCGGTCAGCCGCCACCAGCTCGCCCTCTATTGCGGCGGCTCGGGCGACCATAACCCGATCCATGTCGACATCGACTTCGCGAAGAAGTTCGGCTTCAAGGACGTGTTCGCCCACGGCATGCTGTCGATGGCTTTCCTGGGCCGCCTGGTGACGAGCTGGGTGCCGCAAAAGCAGGTTCGCGGCCTCGGCACGCGCTTCACCTCGATCACCTGGGTCGGCGACGTCATCACCGTCAGCGGCAAGGTCACGGGCAAGCGCGAGAAGGACGGCGAGACGCTGGTCGATCTCGAGGTCAAGTGCACCAACCAGAACGGCCAGGACACGCTCCAGGGCTCTGCCACGGTCGCGCTGAATTAA
- a CDS encoding nuclear transport factor 2 family protein, whose amino-acid sequence MTDDTSARHLSVLHDLNHHFVRSVAEADVQWFDRHLSRDFHNTNPDGTLIDRAAFLAQIGRGSPVTGLHEHDVKIRLLGDFAIIHARTSYTRPDGNPGRGWYTDDWQLTPEGWRCVSAHVSRS is encoded by the coding sequence GTGACCGACGACACATCCGCCCGGCATCTCTCCGTGCTGCACGATCTCAACCATCATTTCGTGCGGTCCGTCGCCGAGGCCGACGTCCAATGGTTCGACCGGCACCTGTCGCGGGATTTCCACAACACCAACCCCGATGGCACGCTGATCGACCGCGCGGCGTTCCTGGCACAGATCGGTCGCGGCTCGCCGGTCACGGGGCTGCACGAGCACGACGTCAAGATCCGCCTGCTGGGCGACTTCGCGATCATCCATGCCCGAACCAGCTACACCAGGCCGGACGGCAACCCGGGCCGGGGCTGGTACACCGACGACTGGCAGTTGACGCCGGAGGGCTGGCGTTGCGTATCCGCCCACGTCAGCCGCTCCTGA
- a CDS encoding ArsR/SmtB family transcription factor, whose amino-acid sequence MTQASDRLDATFSALADPTRRAILARLALGETSVGDLAQPFDMSLPAISKHLKVLERAGLIARGRDAQRRPCRLAAEPLQEVSDWVSTYRRFWELRLDRLEAYLQEAQSAVPPSPRQRKRTDARKRR is encoded by the coding sequence ATGACCCAGGCAAGCGACCGGCTCGATGCGACCTTCTCGGCTCTCGCCGATCCGACCCGGCGGGCGATCCTGGCGCGCCTCGCCCTCGGCGAGACCTCGGTCGGAGACCTGGCCCAGCCTTTCGACATGTCCCTTCCGGCCATCTCCAAGCATCTCAAGGTGCTGGAACGCGCCGGCCTGATCGCCCGCGGCCGCGACGCCCAGCGCCGTCCCTGCCGCCTCGCCGCCGAACCGTTGCAGGAGGTCTCCGACTGGGTCTCGACCTACCGCCGCTTCTGGGAGCTGCGGCTCGACCGGCTGGAAGCCTATCTGCAGGAAGCGCAATCCGCCGTGCCGCCGTCGCCCCGGCAAAGGAAAAGGACCGATGCCCGCAAGCGCCGGTGA
- a CDS encoding MFS transporter, whose protein sequence is MSVTAAADTSPAAWRVVFACFVSAVFAWGFGFYAHGIYLVELQRAHGWSTGFISSVVTAHYVLGAFLLPRIAEAIGRFGPRTVFLAGLSITTSALLLLPSVTEPWQLVALYVVMAPGWNATSVAPIAATVGQWFDRKRGLALNLALSGATVAGLAVTPVLLAAIPALGFARAERLLVLIGIVIAAGTVALFVRRGPLSPKTSAVRPKRLAPLRQWHFWSISAPFAFVLLSQVGFLTHLVPLVSARAESGGPAVDPALAVGINAVMALVGRLVLGLVIDRLQPRRASAICFLVQVGAIAVLATAHAPLLVYSACAVYGLSVGNNITLSPMIVQREYTLDQFPAIVALSTAVVQTLYAFGPGLLGILRDASGGYGLPLVVCMGLNLAAAVLILTGARRLPAMTGTSDR, encoded by the coding sequence ATGTCCGTGACCGCGGCCGCCGATACCTCGCCGGCCGCGTGGCGCGTCGTCTTCGCGTGCTTCGTCTCCGCCGTGTTCGCCTGGGGCTTCGGCTTCTATGCGCACGGCATCTATCTCGTTGAGCTGCAGCGGGCCCATGGCTGGTCGACGGGCTTCATCTCGTCGGTCGTCACCGCGCACTATGTTCTAGGCGCCTTCCTGCTGCCGCGCATCGCCGAGGCGATCGGCCGCTTCGGTCCGAGGACCGTGTTCCTGGCGGGCCTCTCGATCACCACTTCGGCGCTGCTGTTGCTGCCATCGGTCACGGAGCCCTGGCAACTGGTCGCGCTCTACGTCGTCATGGCGCCGGGCTGGAACGCGACCAGCGTCGCGCCGATCGCCGCCACCGTCGGACAGTGGTTCGACCGCAAGCGCGGGCTCGCCCTCAACCTCGCCCTGAGCGGCGCGACGGTTGCCGGTCTCGCGGTCACTCCGGTCCTGCTCGCGGCGATTCCGGCGCTCGGGTTCGCCAGGGCGGAGCGGCTTCTCGTGCTGATCGGCATCGTCATCGCCGCCGGCACCGTCGCCCTGTTCGTGCGCAGGGGCCCGCTGTCGCCCAAGACGTCGGCTGTACGGCCTAAACGTCTGGCACCGCTGCGGCAGTGGCATTTCTGGAGCATTTCCGCGCCCTTCGCCTTCGTGCTTCTCTCCCAGGTAGGCTTCCTCACCCATCTCGTACCGCTGGTGAGCGCCCGCGCCGAAAGCGGCGGCCCGGCGGTCGATCCCGCGCTGGCCGTCGGCATCAACGCCGTCATGGCACTGGTCGGCCGTCTCGTCCTCGGCCTCGTCATCGACCGGCTCCAACCCCGGCGCGCCTCGGCGATCTGCTTCCTTGTCCAGGTCGGGGCCATCGCGGTGCTGGCCACGGCGCACGCGCCGCTGCTGGTCTACAGCGCCTGCGCCGTCTACGGACTCTCGGTCGGCAACAACATCACCCTGTCGCCGATGATCGTGCAGCGCGAATACACACTCGACCAGTTCCCGGCGATCGTCGCGCTTTCCACCGCCGTCGTGCAGACCCTCTATGCCTTCGGGCCGGGCCTGCTCGGCATCCTGCGCGACGCCTCCGGCGGCTACGGCCTGCCGCTGGTTGTCTGCATGGGCCTCAACCTCGCGGCGGCGGTGCTGATCCTGACGGGCGCGCGGCGGCTCCCCGCTATGACAGGAACTTCAGACCGTTGA